The Papio anubis isolate 15944 chromosome 1, Panubis1.0, whole genome shotgun sequence genome window below encodes:
- the LOC100997748 gene encoding uncharacterized protein LOC100997748 isoform X2 produces the protein MVARKGQKSPRFRRVSCFLRLGRPTLLELEPAGRPCSGRTRHRALHRRLVACVTLSSRRHRKEARRGRAESFIPVGMAAPSMKERQVCWGARDEYWKCLDENLEDASQCKKLRSSFESSCPQQWAFKCCIPCP, from the exons ATGGTAGCCCGGAAGGGTCAAAAGAGTCCGCGATTTCGCCGAGTGAGTTGCTTTCTGCGGTTGGGGAGACCTACTCTTCTAGAGCTCGAGCCAGCGGGGCGACCCTGCAGTGGCAGGACTCGGCACCGCGCCCTCCACCGCCGGTTGGTGGCCTGCGTGACCCTTTCCTCTCGTCGACATCGGAAGGAAGCCAGACGTGGGCGGGCAGAGAG CTTCATCCCAGTAGGAATGGCAGCGCCATCTATGAAGGAAAGACAGGTCTGCTGGGGGGCCCGGGATGAGTACTGGAAGTGTTTAGATGAGAACTTAGAGGATGCTTCTCAATGCAAGAAGTTAAGAAGCTCTTTCGAATCAAGTTGTCCCCAACAGTGG GCATTCAAGTGCTGTATTCCCTGCCCTTAG